Proteins from one Salaquimonas pukyongi genomic window:
- a CDS encoding alpha/beta fold hydrolase, with the protein MAAWNDHQTLKSPTGANLAVRMSKAKGRRKARAIVHINHGMAEHSVRYARFADVLNKAGYHAIAQDHRGHGKTSAPDAPLGIFSNRDGAEKVLTDCHTVNAHARKTWPGLPVIWFGHSMGSIIGVNYCIRHSDTISGAVLWNSGVDGGALLTVYKTLLKLERMFKGSDVPSAIAQKLTFDAWNRKFAPNRTEFDWLSRDEAEVDKYVADPLCGFPCSVGLWLDVSSMIATGASDRELGRIKNALAMNLLGGKADPCTDSGKAMTRLAARLRKTGIADLTVRTVPQTRHETLNEINRNEETANLLAWLDSRFN; encoded by the coding sequence ATGGCAGCTTGGAATGATCACCAGACCCTGAAAAGCCCGACTGGCGCAAATCTGGCTGTGCGCATGAGCAAGGCAAAGGGCAGGCGCAAGGCGAGGGCCATCGTTCATATCAATCACGGCATGGCTGAACACTCTGTCCGTTATGCCCGCTTTGCCGATGTCCTCAACAAGGCCGGCTATCACGCCATCGCGCAGGACCACCGCGGCCACGGCAAAACCAGCGCTCCCGATGCGCCCCTGGGCATTTTCTCCAACAGGGATGGCGCAGAAAAGGTGCTGACCGATTGCCACACCGTAAACGCCCATGCCCGCAAAACCTGGCCGGGCCTGCCCGTCATCTGGTTCGGCCACTCCATGGGTTCGATCATCGGCGTCAACTACTGCATCCGGCACTCCGATACGATCAGCGGGGCAGTGCTATGGAATTCCGGCGTCGACGGCGGTGCATTGCTCACAGTGTACAAGACACTTTTGAAACTGGAGCGAATGTTCAAGGGCTCCGATGTGCCCAGTGCAATCGCCCAGAAACTCACCTTTGATGCCTGGAACAGAAAATTTGCCCCGAACCGGACGGAGTTTGACTGGCTGTCGCGAGACGAGGCGGAAGTGGACAAATACGTCGCCGATCCGCTTTGCGGTTTTCCCTGTTCGGTTGGGCTCTGGCTGGACGTTTCCAGTATGATCGCCACAGGCGCAAGCGATCGGGAACTCGGCAGGATCAAAAATGCGCTGGCGATGAACCTGCTGGGCGGGAAGGCCGATCCCTGCACGGACAGCGGCAAGGCGATGACACGCCTGGCCGCGCGCCTCCGAAAAACCGGCATTGCCGACCTGACAGTACGAACGGTTCCCCAAACCCGGCACGAAACCCTTAACGAGATCAACCGGAACGAGGAAACCGCAAATCTGCTGGCATGGCTGGACAGCCGGTTCAACTGA
- a CDS encoding TerC family protein, whose amino-acid sequence MEALFSIENLFTLAMLIALQAVLGFDNLLYISIESKRAPAESQRKVRQWGIGLAIVLRIILLFVVMNAIEYFQDELFHFDLFGLFEGTFNGHSLIVLFGGGFIIYTAVKEIMHMLSVDDIEHADNGGAKSVAGVVVSIVLMNLVFSFDSILSALALTKVFLVMATAIILSGILMIVLADRVAEFLKKNRLYEVLGLFILFIVGILLVSEGGHLAHIKLAGYAVEPMAKSTFYFVIIVLVLVDIVQSQYQKRLMRQKAREINDPAIKAETV is encoded by the coding sequence ATGGAAGCGCTGTTTTCGATCGAAAACCTGTTTACGCTGGCAATGCTCATTGCCCTGCAGGCTGTGCTGGGCTTCGACAATCTGCTCTATATTTCCATTGAGTCAAAGCGGGCCCCGGCAGAAAGCCAGCGCAAGGTGCGCCAATGGGGCATCGGGCTTGCGATCGTGTTACGCATCATCCTGCTCTTCGTGGTGATGAACGCCATCGAGTATTTCCAGGATGAATTGTTCCACTTTGATCTGTTTGGCCTGTTCGAGGGCACCTTCAACGGCCATTCGCTGATCGTGCTGTTCGGCGGCGGGTTCATCATCTACACGGCGGTAAAGGAAATCATGCACATGCTGTCGGTGGATGACATCGAACATGCAGACAATGGGGGAGCAAAATCGGTTGCCGGCGTTGTCGTATCCATCGTGTTGATGAACCTGGTGTTCTCTTTCGATTCCATTCTCTCGGCACTGGCGCTGACCAAGGTCTTTCTGGTCATGGCGACGGCAATCATTCTGTCGGGTATCCTGATGATCGTGCTGGCCGACCGCGTGGCGGAATTCCTGAAGAAGAACCGGCTCTATGAAGTGCTGGGCCTCTTCATCCTGTTCATCGTTGGCATTCTGCTGGTTTCCGAAGGCGGTCATCTGGCCCATATCAAACTGGCCGGATATGCCGTCGAGCCAATGGCGAAATCCACCTTCTATTTCGTCATCATCGTGCTGGTGCTCGTTGACATCGTACAGAGCCAGTACCAGAAACGGCTGATGCGCCAGAAAGCCCGCGAAATCAACGATCCCGCCATCAAGGCGGAAACGGTCTAA
- the cpaB gene encoding Flp pilus assembly protein CpaB, which produces MSGKLAVMAGLAVVFGATSYYAGNQYLDSQAKARLNEIESSQASIEVGQVVIATDDLRFGDTLAADKLKLVSWPKDSMPEGAFASIEAAVGEGQRKVLKAITKNEPLLEVKLSGEDGRAGLSGIIAEGMRAVTIPVDTVKGVGGFVQPGDRVDIVFSQRDRHSGRQTAKIIMEKVKVLTVDQEADNVGSPKVAKTVTLETDAEGAQRLALAAEVGRLSLLLRGMGDEASVEKSVVSFGGPAKRGEESADGAPDPAADGQGNGILSFLNSEKKSQTIRVVRGEEVREATVPVHKQLKKKKIQ; this is translated from the coding sequence ATGAGCGGGAAACTCGCCGTCATGGCCGGTTTGGCGGTGGTCTTTGGGGCCACATCTTATTATGCGGGCAACCAGTATCTGGACAGCCAGGCCAAGGCACGCCTCAACGAAATCGAAAGCAGTCAGGCTTCCATCGAAGTCGGGCAGGTCGTTATTGCCACCGACGATCTGCGCTTTGGCGACACGCTCGCTGCCGACAAGTTGAAACTTGTTTCCTGGCCGAAAGACTCCATGCCCGAAGGCGCTTTTGCCTCCATTGAGGCTGCCGTTGGTGAAGGCCAGCGCAAGGTGCTCAAGGCCATCACCAAAAACGAGCCCCTGCTGGAAGTAAAACTCAGCGGAGAAGATGGCAGGGCAGGCTTGTCCGGCATCATAGCCGAAGGCATGCGCGCGGTGACCATTCCGGTCGACACCGTCAAGGGTGTTGGCGGGTTCGTCCAGCCCGGCGACCGGGTCGATATCGTCTTTTCCCAGCGCGACCGCCACTCGGGCCGGCAGACGGCCAAGATCATCATGGAGAAGGTCAAGGTACTGACCGTCGACCAGGAGGCGGACAATGTCGGCTCTCCCAAGGTTGCCAAGACTGTTACGCTGGAAACCGATGCAGAGGGCGCACAACGCCTTGCTCTGGCCGCGGAAGTGGGGCGGCTGTCGCTCCTGTTGCGCGGCATGGGCGATGAAGCATCGGTGGAAAAATCCGTGGTTTCTTTCGGCGGTCCGGCAAAACGCGGCGAGGAAAGCGCAGACGGCGCGCCCGATCCGGCCGCAGACGGTCAGGGCAACGGCATTCTCTCTTTCCTGAACAGTGAAAAGAAATCGCAAACCATTCGGGTGGTGCGCGGCGAGGAAGTGCGCGAAGCGACAGTCCCCGTGCACAAGCAATTGAAAAAGAAGAAGATACAGTAA
- a CDS encoding type II and III secretion system protein family protein: MSKFNRVTKTGYLPRLAVVIFMMAIAITVTFGLSSTPAKADGVIKLAASTKTRSIKVPLAKPTTFRTDTPFNEIVVGDPDLAIVTPLTDQSFYVVGYRKGLTGIALFNEARDLIGSLDVEIGPDAGRINEDLRAALGDSGVKATTNNGSVVITGKAKSPAAAEKARKIAKKFDEDAIDTIKVQSSTQVQLAVRFIEAQRNKTKEFGIGLRGDKNRVQGYSGGFITGNLTNALVSGSLPFGQVITSLISHGLDVDVLVQALETRGVARRLAEPNLVALSGDKASFLAGGEFPFPVAAEDGKVTVEFKKFGVGLDFTPTVLDNGMIHLNIAPEVSAIDNTSSVKFNDIEIPGLIVRRANTTVELRDGQSFVMAGLLQSNGIYDVRKFPWLGDLPILGALFRSSAYRKKETDLVIIVTPRLVKPLVPGTKIASPLDATAAPNDVDMFLDGKTEISRAQLRTMAETEAGILPAGHILDF; the protein is encoded by the coding sequence ATGAGCAAGTTCAATCGTGTCACCAAAACAGGCTACCTGCCGCGCCTTGCGGTCGTCATCTTCATGATGGCCATCGCCATAACGGTAACCTTCGGCCTTTCGTCAACTCCGGCAAAAGCTGACGGCGTAATCAAGCTTGCCGCCTCCACCAAAACACGGTCAATCAAGGTGCCGCTTGCCAAACCGACGACATTCCGCACTGACACGCCATTCAACGAAATCGTGGTTGGCGATCCGGACCTTGCCATCGTCACCCCGCTGACCGACCAGTCATTTTATGTGGTCGGCTACAGAAAGGGCTTGACCGGTATCGCCCTGTTCAACGAAGCGCGCGACCTGATCGGGTCACTGGATGTGGAAATCGGTCCCGATGCCGGCAGGATCAACGAAGACCTGCGCGCTGCCCTTGGTGATTCCGGCGTGAAAGCCACCACCAACAATGGCAGTGTTGTCATCACCGGAAAGGCAAAATCGCCCGCCGCGGCCGAAAAAGCCCGCAAGATCGCCAAAAAATTCGACGAAGATGCCATCGACACCATCAAGGTTCAGTCCTCGACCCAGGTTCAACTGGCAGTTCGCTTTATCGAGGCCCAGCGCAACAAGACCAAGGAATTCGGCATTGGTCTGCGCGGTGACAAAAACCGTGTTCAGGGTTATTCCGGCGGTTTTATCACCGGCAATCTGACCAATGCACTGGTCAGCGGCAGCCTGCCGTTCGGCCAGGTCATTACCAGCCTGATCTCCCACGGGCTGGATGTCGACGTCCTGGTGCAGGCCCTTGAAACCAGGGGCGTTGCCCGCCGCCTAGCCGAGCCCAATCTGGTTGCCCTTTCCGGCGACAAGGCCAGCTTCCTTGCCGGTGGCGAATTCCCCTTCCCGGTGGCTGCCGAAGACGGCAAGGTCACGGTTGAATTCAAGAAATTCGGTGTCGGGCTCGATTTCACGCCCACCGTGCTCGACAACGGAATGATCCACCTCAACATCGCACCGGAAGTCAGCGCCATCGACAACACGTCATCAGTGAAATTCAACGACATCGAAATCCCCGGCCTGATTGTGCGCCGCGCCAATACGACGGTCGAACTGCGTGACGGCCAGAGCTTTGTCATGGCTGGCCTGCTGCAGTCGAACGGCATTTACGACGTGCGCAAATTCCCCTGGCTTGGCGACCTGCCCATTCTTGGCGCGCTGTTCCGGTCCAGCGCCTACCGCAAGAAGGAAACCGATCTGGTGATCATCGTGACGCCACGGCTCGTAAAGCCGCTGGTGCCCGGCACCAAGATTGCTTCCCCGCTCGATGCAACGGCTGCACCCAATGATGTCGACATGTTCCTCGACGGGAAAACGGAGATCTCCCGTGCGCAGCTGCGCACCATGGCCGAGACCGAAGCCGGCATTCTGCCGGCCGGGCACATTCTGGACTTTTGA
- a CDS encoding AAA family ATPase has translation MTGSQTEANIRKTLLISTDHELIGMAKGAFDASGEIRIAVLQKPVSEVATEIRESHYDALVIDLDATSVTDFEQLQKIKRMAGTSTAIIVISENFSPSAARILIQLKVTDFLVKPMATSDFVRSINNALKLSSQNAQVEPQFLAFMPASGGVGNTVLALEAAAILNRYGKQVGRSTCVVDLNFQHGSCAEYLDLEPRFDINEIENAPERLDRQLLDVMLARHASGLSLIAAPNKPSDMRSFKPALVVRLLDLVSAYFDYVVIDMPRIWFPWTETVLMGSNRTFIIADMTVPSIRHARRTIAAIEEKGGNQIKPQVIVNRMDTRKNVAGLNATDVTAALDGHLVGTIPNNYMLVRDAVDRGVQLSEIDPANNVTASLSAIIGQNDENAEAEEDGKSSILAFGRKLFRRKAA, from the coding sequence ATGACAGGCTCGCAAACCGAAGCGAACATCCGCAAGACCTTGCTGATCTCAACCGATCACGAACTGATCGGCATGGCAAAAGGCGCCTTCGACGCTTCCGGCGAAATCCGGATTGCCGTGCTGCAGAAACCAGTCAGTGAGGTTGCCACCGAAATCCGCGAATCCCATTACGACGCGCTTGTGATCGACCTCGATGCCACCTCCGTGACAGATTTCGAACAGCTGCAGAAAATCAAGCGCATGGCCGGCACTTCGACCGCCATCATCGTGATTTCGGAAAACTTCTCGCCATCAGCGGCAAGAATCCTGATCCAGCTCAAGGTCACCGACTTTCTTGTCAAGCCGATGGCAACGTCGGACTTTGTCCGCTCGATTAACAATGCGCTGAAACTGTCCTCGCAAAACGCCCAGGTTGAACCGCAATTCCTTGCTTTCATGCCAGCTTCCGGCGGGGTGGGAAACACGGTGCTGGCGCTGGAAGCCGCAGCCATTCTCAACCGCTACGGCAAACAGGTCGGCCGGTCGACCTGCGTGGTGGACCTCAACTTCCAGCACGGTTCCTGCGCGGAGTATCTCGACCTCGAACCACGCTTCGACATCAACGAGATTGAAAACGCCCCGGAACGTCTTGACCGGCAGTTGCTCGACGTCATGCTGGCTCGCCACGCAAGCGGTCTGTCGTTGATTGCAGCCCCCAACAAGCCAAGCGACATGCGCTCGTTCAAACCGGCACTGGTGGTGCGCCTGCTTGATCTCGTCTCGGCCTATTTCGACTATGTGGTAATCGACATGCCGCGCATTTGGTTTCCCTGGACCGAAACGGTTCTCATGGGCTCCAACCGGACCTTCATTATTGCCGACATGACGGTACCCTCGATCCGCCATGCCCGGCGCACCATCGCCGCCATTGAGGAAAAGGGCGGCAACCAGATCAAGCCGCAGGTCATCGTCAACCGCATGGACACCCGCAAAAATGTCGCCGGCCTCAACGCCACCGACGTGACAGCGGCCCTTGACGGGCACCTGGTGGGTACCATTCCGAACAACTACATGCTGGTGCGTGATGCAGTGGACCGGGGCGTGCAGCTTTCTGAGATCGATCCGGCCAACAATGTGACGGCATCGCTTTCGGCCATCATTGGCCAGAACGATGAGAACGCCGAAGCGGAGGAGGACGGAAAGTCCTCCATTCTGGCCTTCGGACGCAAGCTGTTCCGGCGCAAGGCGGCATGA
- a CDS encoding CpaF family protein: MNNRFSALQNFSFDEAMFDDTAAEPPASQVEKEPQPQPESGPPPRQEPKSASQPSGQENGASQKKILEAKSKLHRKMLDEFNLAALEKLPRDQLVSEVRKFVSDYASEERLAFNNSELDQFVGTVVDELTGLGPLEPMMRNPDISDILINGPDNCYAEISGVLQRVHIPFQDEAHLLRIVNKIVAAVGRRIDESNPMCDARMADGSRFNAAIRPIAIDGPLVSIRKFSKNKLSLEKLVEFGALTTPMAEVLRHAVHSRMTTIISGGTGTGKTTMLNALSAFISEKERIITIEDAAELALHIPHVGRMETRPANNEGSGEIKQRDLVKNALRMRPDRVILGEVRGEEAFDMLQAMNTGHEGSMATIHSNTPRDAISRLEQMLGMTGMPMTVNSIRSQISSAIHLIVQLTRLSDGQRKITSIAEVTGMEGDVIQMQEIFKFCRTGMTEEGKIIGHFEATGVRPRFLEHLLALGVELPGEYFEPGHRL; encoded by the coding sequence ATGAACAACCGTTTTTCCGCCCTTCAGAATTTCAGCTTCGACGAAGCCATGTTCGATGACACGGCCGCCGAACCGCCTGCATCCCAGGTTGAAAAGGAACCGCAGCCACAGCCGGAGTCCGGCCCTCCGCCCCGGCAGGAACCTAAGTCGGCATCCCAGCCTTCCGGCCAGGAAAACGGCGCCAGCCAGAAGAAGATACTTGAGGCAAAGTCCAAACTGCATCGCAAGATGCTTGACGAATTCAATCTGGCAGCGCTCGAAAAACTTCCGCGGGACCAGCTTGTCAGTGAAGTACGTAAATTCGTTTCAGACTATGCCAGCGAAGAACGCCTCGCCTTCAACAATTCCGAACTCGACCAGTTTGTCGGCACCGTCGTCGATGAACTGACCGGTCTTGGCCCCCTGGAACCGATGATGCGCAATCCCGACATCTCGGACATTCTCATTAACGGGCCCGACAATTGCTATGCCGAGATCAGCGGTGTTTTGCAGCGCGTGCACATCCCTTTTCAGGATGAAGCCCACCTTCTGCGCATCGTCAACAAGATCGTTGCCGCCGTCGGCCGCCGTATCGATGAATCAAATCCGATGTGCGATGCCCGCATGGCGGACGGTTCGCGCTTCAACGCCGCCATCCGTCCGATCGCCATCGACGGCCCGCTGGTATCAATCCGCAAATTCTCCAAGAACAAGCTGAGCCTTGAAAAACTGGTTGAGTTCGGCGCTCTCACAACACCGATGGCGGAAGTGCTTCGCCATGCCGTGCATTCGAGGATGACGACAATCATCTCCGGCGGCACCGGTACCGGCAAAACCACCATGCTGAATGCGCTTTCTGCATTCATCAGCGAGAAGGAACGCATCATTACCATTGAGGATGCTGCCGAACTTGCCCTTCACATCCCCCATGTGGGCCGGATGGAAACCCGTCCCGCCAACAATGAGGGTTCCGGCGAAATCAAGCAGCGCGACCTGGTAAAGAACGCCCTGCGCATGCGGCCAGATCGTGTGATCCTGGGCGAGGTGCGCGGCGAAGAAGCCTTTGACATGCTGCAGGCCATGAACACGGGCCATGAGGGATCGATGGCAACGATCCATTCAAATACTCCGCGCGATGCCATATCCCGCCTTGAGCAGATGCTCGGCATGACCGGAATGCCGATGACCGTCAATTCAATCCGCAGCCAGATATCAAGCGCCATCCATCTGATCGTTCAATTAACCCGGCTGTCTGATGGCCAGCGCAAGATCACTTCCATCGCCGAGGTTACCGGCATGGAAGGCGATGTCATCCAGATGCAGGAAATCTTCAAGTTCTGCCGCACGGGCATGACTGAAGAAGGCAAGATCATCGGCCATTTCGAGGCAACCGGGGTGCGGCCGCGCTTTCTTGAGCACCTTCTTGCCCTCGGTGTTGAACTGCCCGGCGAATATTTCGAACCGGGTCACCGGTTGTAG
- a CDS encoding type II secretion system F family protein: MVISPVVIFSVSIMACSVLAVEAAYLFFARNTAAKSQINRRMKLSEKTEATQHDILLQLRKERGMDARGRGILPIKALNRLIIQAGITTGLKKFAVYHLVYVLVAFLALLFATRSFLLPVASLPVTAFILPYLWLRWRHNKKTKLFGKQLPEAIDLITRSLKAGHPVPVALTMVSREMPDPIGTEFGIVVDEVTYGSDLVSALISLYERIGHPDLPLLVSAVSIQSTTGGNLREILDSLSKVIRERLKMKAKVKAISSEGRLSAGFLSAMPVLLFMVLLFLLPDYYGGIWGEPMTWYMFAGLGFWLVMGNLLILKMVSFRV; the protein is encoded by the coding sequence ATGGTTATCAGCCCCGTCGTCATTTTTTCCGTTTCCATCATGGCCTGCTCGGTCCTGGCGGTGGAAGCAGCCTATCTGTTCTTCGCCCGAAATACGGCAGCGAAGAGTCAGATCAACCGGCGCATGAAGTTGTCGGAGAAGACAGAGGCGACACAGCACGACATTCTGCTTCAGTTACGCAAGGAACGCGGCATGGATGCGCGTGGTCGTGGCATTCTGCCAATCAAGGCGCTTAACAGGCTGATCATCCAGGCTGGCATCACCACCGGCCTGAAGAAGTTCGCCGTTTATCATCTGGTCTACGTGCTCGTTGCCTTCCTGGCGCTGCTGTTTGCCACCCGTTCTTTTCTGCTGCCGGTCGCTTCGCTCCCGGTAACCGCCTTCATTCTTCCCTATCTTTGGCTGCGCTGGCGCCACAACAAGAAGACCAAGCTGTTCGGCAAGCAATTGCCCGAGGCAATCGATCTGATTACCCGCAGCCTCAAGGCCGGCCATCCCGTTCCTGTGGCCTTGACCATGGTATCGCGTGAAATGCCCGACCCGATTGGTACCGAATTCGGCATCGTGGTCGACGAGGTCACCTATGGTTCTGATCTGGTAAGCGCCCTGATTTCTTTGTACGAGCGCATTGGTCACCCCGATCTGCCGCTGCTCGTCTCGGCCGTTTCCATCCAGTCGACAACGGGCGGCAACCTGCGCGAAATTCTCGACAGCCTGTCCAAGGTCATCCGCGAGCGGCTGAAGATGAAAGCCAAGGTGAAGGCGATTTCCTCTGAGGGGCGCCTTTCCGCCGGATTTCTCTCGGCCATGCCCGTCCTGCTGTTCATGGTGCTGCTGTTTCTGCTGCCCGACTACTATGGCGGCATTTGGGGCGAGCCGATGACCTGGTACATGTTTGCAGGCCTCGGGTTCTGGCTTGTGATGGGCAATCTGCTCATTCTTAAAATGGTCAGCTTCAGGGTGTGA
- a CDS encoding type II secretion system F family protein — translation MIELIETIELPVLAAIFAGLLMFGLIFYFWQSRAQARARAEVRKRLDISSRKDRGAGSGAPSAKRAAGAFATRIANRTDKYYSVNDPGQQRKMQMRLIRAGYPQKGALGYFLAARLCLGIALLLAAAGFVFTFLPEKEMTHKALIIMLGAAGGYFFPNFYINKRIKEREAENRRGFPDVMDLMVVSSEAGLTIEASIERIAQEISRTYPILSEQLQVAAIEVRAGKSLDEALRAFGERVGLEEVQGFATMIQQSKELGTSVSDALRVYSDEMRHRRMMAAEEKAYALPAKLSVPVTAFILPIVIGVAVIPTIVRLTTQ, via the coding sequence ATGATTGAGCTCATTGAAACCATCGAACTGCCCGTACTGGCCGCAATCTTCGCCGGCCTGCTCATGTTTGGCCTGATTTTCTATTTCTGGCAGTCACGGGCTCAGGCACGGGCGCGGGCGGAAGTACGCAAGCGCCTTGATATTTCATCCAGAAAAGACAGGGGCGCTGGTTCTGGTGCGCCATCGGCAAAGAGGGCCGCCGGCGCTTTTGCAACCCGCATCGCCAACCGGACAGACAAATACTATTCGGTCAACGACCCAGGCCAGCAGCGCAAGATGCAGATGCGCCTGATCCGTGCCGGCTATCCGCAAAAGGGTGCACTGGGCTACTTTCTGGCCGCCCGCCTTTGCCTCGGCATCGCCCTGCTGCTGGCTGCTGCCGGGTTTGTCTTCACCTTCCTTCCCGAGAAGGAAATGACCCACAAGGCACTCATCATCATGCTGGGTGCCGCCGGTGGCTATTTCTTTCCCAATTTCTACATCAACAAGCGCATCAAGGAGCGCGAGGCTGAAAACCGCCGCGGCTTTCCCGATGTGATGGATCTGATGGTGGTCTCCTCGGAGGCCGGCTTGACCATTGAAGCCTCCATCGAGCGCATCGCACAGGAAATCAGCCGCACCTATCCGATCCTGAGCGAGCAGCTTCAGGTCGCGGCAATCGAGGTCAGGGCCGGCAAGTCCCTCGACGAAGCCCTGCGCGCCTTTGGCGAGCGGGTGGGTCTTGAGGAGGTCCAGGGGTTTGCCACCATGATCCAGCAGTCCAAGGAACTTGGCACCAGCGTTTCCGATGCCCTGCGCGTCTATAGCGATGAAATGCGCCACCGCCGCATGATGGCCGCTGAGGAAAAAGCCTATGCCCTCCCCGCCAAGCTTTCCGTGCCGGTCACTGCTTTCATCCTGCCCATCGTTATCGGCGTTGCCGTCATCCCCACGATTGTGCGGCTGACAACGCAGTAG
- a CDS encoding tetratricopeptide repeat protein — protein MTSLLSKAALAALIALPLAGCNTTGTSSHAPADSSSFVYARDGIVTHSPQSDHVSLKGDSSKRLLELGKENFRLQNYGLAERYFRKAVARRTDNAGAWAGLAAAYDQLGNFEKADRAYKALVELKGNDARVLNNMGYSYLLRGDYKKARKYLNRAQDSNPGLDQVQGNIHLLEKIART, from the coding sequence ATGACATCCCTTCTTTCGAAGGCGGCGCTTGCCGCGCTCATCGCTTTACCGCTGGCAGGTTGCAACACGACCGGAACGTCCAGTCATGCTCCGGCAGATTCTTCCAGCTTCGTGTATGCGCGCGATGGCATCGTCACCCATTCACCACAATCCGATCATGTCAGCCTGAAGGGCGACAGTTCGAAGCGCTTGCTGGAACTGGGCAAGGAAAACTTTCGCCTTCAGAACTACGGCCTCGCCGAACGGTATTTCCGCAAGGCAGTTGCCCGCCGTACCGACAATGCAGGTGCCTGGGCCGGCCTCGCTGCCGCCTACGACCAGCTCGGAAACTTCGAGAAGGCTGACCGCGCCTACAAGGCACTGGTAGAGTTGAAGGGAAATGACGCCCGCGTGCTGAACAATATGGGCTATTCCTATCTGCTGCGTGGCGATTACAAAAAAGCGCGCAAATACCTGAACCGCGCGCAGGATTCCAATCCGGGCCTCGATCAGGTTCAGGGTAACATCCACCTGCTGGAAAAAATCGCACGCACCTGA